The Pangasianodon hypophthalmus isolate fPanHyp1 chromosome 14, fPanHyp1.pri, whole genome shotgun sequence nucleotide sequence gacagagagagggaggagagaatgagagagagggaggagatggagagagagaggaaggagaggaagagagagagggaggaataTGGAAAcatgaaagaagaaagagagagactgcaaAGCAAAGTGGAGCTGCTGCAGGACAAATGTGATCAGCTCATCCGAAGAGTCCGgtaaaactctctctctctctcacacacacacacacacacacacacgcacacacacacacacacacacatagcagcACGGGGTGggattgttaaaaatattttttggttaaaagctcctgtgtgtgtgtgtgtgtgtgtgtgtgtgtgtgtgtgtgtgtgtgtgtcacgtcAGAGAGTTGGAGCAGCGAGAGAGTGCAGactgtgaggaagaggagaagaaggagggcgagagagaggaggagaggaggaacagagagagagaggagacactGCGAGTGGAGGATCTGGAGCCTTCTCCATCCCTCGACACTCACAGCAACATGCAGGAGTATGTCTTCTTTATccgtccatccattcattcatccatccatccatccatccatccatccatccatctaaatatgtctttctttcttgctttctttctgtctctctctccctttctctccagGCTACGTGAGTTCATCTCAAGCGAGAGTGTCTCTCTGCAGAGAGCACGACGGTTTTTAGACCGTCAGAACGGcaatctgagagagagacaggcgaTGCTCAGGGCAGCCCGGACCACCCTTCAGGACCCCGCCCCAGCGGGCGTGGCCCACCTGCTCCCCCAAAACCTCCAGCAGGTGTGTTGATGAGGTCACGGGGTCGTTTCAGTTGGAGTGGGATTGGAACCCAGCCTTTATGTCTCTGTGATGCTGAAATAAATAACTGCTGAAAGTGCAGCGAGGCTGAGAATTCATTACGCAAACATCTTTAAATGGCTGTTTGATGAGAAAcgtattttaatttattaatttatttttcaggagGCGAGTCATTTGGAGGAGCTGAAGGAGACTGTGCAGAAGGGACACACGCtgctgaggaagaaagaagagaggctgaGCCAACTGGAGAACTCGCTGGTCGAAGAGgtacgtatacacacacacacacacacacacacacacatacaccatccTGCAATCTGCAATGCCATTGTATCCAGTCAGTCTGCACTTCCTGTCCCAAATGTCAGCCAAAATGTTAAGTGAAAATGATGGtgccatttatggaaggattttcattttgttgcttggaattgaatttatttaacagGCATTAGATAAAGAGGTTCTAGTTCATTTTTTAACGAacataaataacagaaaaaagatGACAGTTAAAAGGATCATCAGTGTGGCAAAAAAATATCCACACCAtgcagaagttttttttttttttaaatttaaatccaaaattttgatgaaaagtgtgatgaaatgaaatgaacattaTAAAGCCGATAATACACTgcgttgctgtgtgtgtttcagctgtcCTGTGATGATGAGGAGAGGATGGAGGCAGAGCGCAGAGTCACGTTTGATGTTACAGATTCAGAGATGAGCAGTGTGTACGGTCAAGAAGGAACAGGTGAACATAGACAGTCTATCAGTAGaatactcctttttttttcttttttctttttcaaaaaacCAAACTCAAAACTGTAATCGTTACACAGGAGCAGTAAAGGTGTCTTACAAAAGCCGTTCGTATCAAAAAAGTGAAATCTAGTTCCGGTTACTGACGCTTTCCTAATATTTTTGTGGTATTCATATGCTTCAGAGCCACACAGCTACACTGGTAACGCATAACCATAAACTCTCCTCTCAGGAAAAGGATGAATACAaagttataccacagcaatgatGCGGTAATTATTCGTATCGTTGTTGATTTGGTGAAGGAGGCgattatttaacatgtatagaaggagtctccagcgtcagcgctttgtaacagtcagtaagtcaagtgaaagtcttcaggacagagatgTTTACGCGTCGTGGTTTCTCTCTGTAACACGACaaagtgtgttgttttttttgtttttttttgtcttattaacttcgagagatagaagaaagagaggctggggatggaatgactgtttatagctgctataacgtaagtgagaacaggaatgcAGTTCTACagcattaaacgtaactataaagggataaaatgtatgtgtcattctttaataaataaaaaattgtaaacttTAGCAAAGACGAATAAAAGACTTGCTGTTAATGGACAATAATCCAATTATcagtgctaacagtaactcggcTCCATCACACTACACcgttgttggttattttcctgttaactgagtttggagtaaacagGTTTGTGTTCTTTATTAAGATTACTTATTTACTCTCTCTgcttctgtgtgtttctctctcagttCCTGTGAAGGTGCAGCAGTTAGCCGAATCGCTGCAGCAGATCTCCAGCCAGCTGAACACGGTGTTAGGAGCGCTGGGACCTCTGACCCAAAGAACATCCCCATCCTTCCCAAGAGCTTCTTCACTTCCTCCTGCTCCGTCCTGGGCGTGGTCTCCAAACACCGCCTCGTCCtccacagccaatcagaacggGTTCACACACGGCAGCGTTAACGGGGTCGCGACACTGCGTGGCTCTGATCTGCTGCCCAACTCCAGCTGGAGAAAACTCCTCCCCGGTACGACAGAAAATATGTAGCATGTGAAGATACATGGatacagtatgtactgtatgtccaTATTATCATAATATCTTAGACGTTACATTCGCTCCTTATTATCTCGATTGTAGGGGTTTCCATGGACACCAGCACCTCCTTTTCCACAAGGGCTCACACTGCGTATTCTGGATACATGCCTACAAggtgaaatacacacacacacacacacacacacacacacacacacacacacacacacacacacacagagaaaagcaTGGTGACAGtttattggtgttttttttttttttttttttttaaacaccttgATACGGTGTAAATGAACAACagttctgtgtctgtgtctgtgtgtgtgtgtgtgtgtgtgtgtgtgtgtgtgtgtgtgtgtgtgtgtgtatagtctcTCCTCCATGATGCGGTCTAAATCGTCAGAGTTGGACAGTATGAGACTGCAAGGACTGATCGAGGGCAACAAAAGATGGCTGGAGACACGACGGAAAGACACTAATGTGTATCctttctctcaaacacacacacacacacacacacgcacacacacacacacacacacagaactcaTTACATTAGTATGTATAAATGCTAAGATTTCAATTGTGATGTTTTCATAGCTTTTATCACAATTTACAGTATTATCACAATATGGTACATAAGTAAGTATTTCTAAGGATTTACATAATATTTGaaagtatttaaaatgtctgGAACATACTGTGTATCTACACATCTGCTCATGCCTAACGTGCACATACATGTCTGTTCTCCTTAACTGTTGCCCAGACCTCTGTTCACACGCTACCAGGCTCCCCCATCTACAAATGGTTTGGTCCAACTCAGCCTGGATGAAAATAATCAGATCAGAGTGCACCATTACTGAAATAGGGGGGGATTCAGTAGtagtttatttcacttttaatttGGCAAAAGCAGAATTTTAAAAGCAACAAATTATGACACTAATGAGATACATGAAGCAtagaactctgtgtgtgtgtgtgtgtgtgtgtgtgtgtgtgtgagagagagagagagtaaatgtCTTCTTCAGGTAAGGGCCATTTTAATCTATGAACTTGGCATCAACCAGTTGGATAATTTCATTCCCACAACAAGTGAAAGGTTAGAAGTGTGCTGTAATTTTGGAACACACTCTCAGACCAACTGACGTTATACTCAGCTGGCTAGCTCAGAAACATCAACCCTCGACTGGGAATTGAACCGAAGAtcaatttaaaaagaatttcaaaTAACGTaagcttattttttaaaacactaaaagaCTGTCATGTCCTACAGCTGAGACGTAATGAAATATTCAGGTACTGTATtgtccatcaaaaaaaaaattcttggtTTTGAAGTGCAccgaaaaaaagcacaaaaacagaTGACAATCTCAGGGACACTTTAATGTCCTGGATTTTATACGCAGCATCGCTAAGCAGTACGCTCCCTAAAGACAAGATCACcagcagcatttttttaaaccggAGTGcatttatgaatgttttttaaaaatgagtttaCAAACATATCCAAATATTCCTGTCTTTGTGTAGTTGTGacatttaaagttatttttgtaCAAGCTGAATAAATCTGTCTTGCTTTGTGTAAAACCGAGGCTCCAAcgtgtggtgtgtttttggtaCGGGAGACGGGTGtgctcagttctgattggtcagaaggtgtttttaaatttctacAACAGCTCAACAGAAACCTGTCAAACGCGCtaattctaatacgttatcgtttctgtagtgaACTGTACGGCGGATGCTCCACGTAATCGGATTAAAATCATtaacatggtgaagttttctgtatttcaccctttagggaaggagtctcaactctcagcactttgtaaatcatcttcaggacaggagaTTATGCTTTTGCAGGTTCAGTGACAAGATGcttattatcttattaactttacaagagaggaaataaagagaggctggtgagagaacaactgtttatagctgctttaacgtaagtcagaacaggaacttgtttctgAGACGTCCACATCATTAACATATGAATACAcctaaaatgtatgatgtgtcgttctttaacaAATAGAATTGTGATTGTTGGttaattactgtggtataagaggaataaagtattttgggacatgctggtataagaaaataatcaacttcagggtggtaccAGTAACTCCACCCACTTGTAGTAAAGATAACATTATATTTTGATCCATAATCTAACAAATCTGCCTCGAGAccttaattaaatgttaatttaggTTGTGTAAATAAGGTAAGAGTGGTACAACATATTCACAGTATTGAAAAACTTACAAATACTTTATTCAGTAACCGTCTTTGTCATtaaaagcatttctttttttttgttacagacATTACAAAGTAGATTCCTTCttcaatcatcatcatcctcctcttcctccttagAAAAGGCGTACTCAATTACAGTGAGCTACAATCAGTCCATCCCACAGGACCAAAGATCAAAAACACAGAAGGCCACAGGttgacaggacacacacacactcacacacactcacacacacacacacacacacacacacacacacacacacacacacacacacacacacacacacacacacactctcagcatACAGTGAAAACACCAGCGGTGTGTAAATGCATTGCTGTTTGCTTGGCAGGTTTCATCTCTCTGCTCGGAGCCGCTGAATCTCGTTGTCTTGGCCAGCGTTGTGATAATGTGGCAGGTTTGATTGGCACATTCAGTGTCCTATCAGCATCAATGTACCATagggagccccgcccccacctgtTAGAACGCCTGCGATCAGGCGAAGAACATACATTTCTATGATTACTCAAGAAGGTGCTAGAAGACATAGATTTTGTCTCGCTGAACCGTGTCCAGGTCATCGTCCATCGTCAGCAGTACCTGAGGAACGAGCaggtgaaaaaagaaagaaagaaaataaattacataaaaaggAATAAGGAAAAGGGTAACACAaagtaaacaaattaaatttaaaaattcccataaaaccctgtaaaataaaactaaacttaAAGTTCAatcaaattagcaaaattagttttaaaagaaaggtaaataatttatatgtaaattaatACAAACCTATGATTAAAtagacaatattaaatatatttcgaAATTGGAAAAGGTTAAagatacaaattaaataaaagaaataccaAATTGAAATTACACACTGAGGTAAATAAAGCtgcagataaaaataaataattctttaaaaaagaaaaaaccaaaAAGGAAACTTGGAAATGGAGACGGCTCTCAGTAAACCTCAGTCTAAGCTAAAatcaaatgtttgtgtgtgtgtgtgtgtgtgtgtgtgtgtgtgtgtgtgtgtgtgtgtgtgtgtcgcaccAGGAAGGAGCCGAACATGGCGATTGAGGACAGGAAGTGCCAGATGTCGTGATCGTCAAAGAATGAGAGGAGGATGCAGTCGCGATTGTGCTCACGGGACTCCGCCGGCGttttctaaacacacacacacacacacacacacacacacaaacacacacacacaaagagacgGAACACACACCTGTTGAGTatcataaaaagaataaaatgttcactttgtacaattttacagaaaatgctTAGTAAAAGTCCCATTTACAGATACAGTAATACATGTATAGTACGAGTATAgttattattacagtgtgtgtgtgtgtgtgtgtgtgtgtgtgtgtgtgtgtgtgtgtgtctcacctgcCAGGTGCTGAGtccctgaaagaaaaaaaaaagagcgaaGCTCCAAACTACAGCCGTGAAGAGAATACACACAAGCGGCAAACACTGGATCCGTTCACCACTccgcagctacacacacacacacacacacacacacacacacacacacacacacacacacacacacacacagagagagagggagagagggagagagagagagaggatgtgtTAGAGGAACACCTACATGAAACTGGAACCTAAACTTATTTAGCAAACTATTAGACATGTAACATATAGAATgcgtgagctgtgtgtgtgtgtgtgtgtgtgtgtgtgtgtgtgtgtgtgtgtgtgtgcttacctTCATGATGATGTAGAAGGCGAAGTACAGCAGCAGGTTACAGATGGCGATGGCCAGCAGGTATGAAGCAAAGTCATTTGGCTTTTTAATGAGACCGTATGCAGccctgtgttcacacacacacacacacacacacacacacacacacacacacacacacacacacagagcaatctACATTACATTGCATGGGGAGCAgtatattattgtgtgtgtgtgtgtgtgtgtgtgtgtgtgtgtatatacacttaCAGAGACCAGTTCACAATGTTGCCCATCACAAGTAGCACCATGCGATCCTAAAagaacagtacacacacattacacacttctCTCTGTACATGGTATGTGTGAGAGACACAAAGTcaggaaagtgagagagagtctgtgtgtgtgtgtgtgtgtgtgtgtgtgtgtgtgtgtgtgtgagagagagagagactcactaTGTACATGGGTCCACTGCACTGGCGAATACAGTCTGTGTAGATTACATGAAGTATCCTGCGCAAGATCCCTGTATCTGAAatagaaatacacacagacacacattagctacttctgtgtttttgctactgtgtgtgtgtgtgtgtgtgtgtgtgtgtgtgtgtgtgtgtgtgtgagagagagtgtgtgtgcgcactcaCCCAGCCTCCAGCGGCCCATGTAGTACAGTTGAGTGCTGAGCAACAGAGTGAACACAatgtgcagcactgagaagaCGATCCAGAACGCTGTGTTCCCTTTCCCaaacacctgacacacacacacacacacacagattacgTATCATATGGACAGATTTTAAGTGGAAAGTGTCAGGAATTTCGCATCATTCTTAATCTCAGCACTCTCTATCTGacgtgtaaggaataaaacactcagtgttgtgctgttattggaaaataatcaacaacggtgACTGTGATTAAGTGATGAAGCGAAGTTATCGTTACCACCAagaagttgatttttttattttccaataacaacactgaAGTatattatttctcttatactacaacaatttgccatcgattacactttttttttatcaattaatAAACGATGTTATACTTATAACTCAcacatttgtagttacattaaatgttcatgaaacgagttagttctcACGTCCTGTTCTCACGTTAtaccagctataaacagctgttcctttACCAGCATctcgtttttttctctctcttgaagttaaaaagacaaaagaaactgagaaaccgcaaagattaaactcgtctgtcctgaagatgtctgaagaTGTCTCTGAGTCTGAGACAGACTTTCATACGTTTACCTTACTCTGGCCTAAACcacaaatctcaaaaaaaaaaagaaaaaaaaaaagacgtctcatctgttcagagtccacgACGCTAGTTAAAAGTGATAACTGCTCCGAAACAAAACATCAAGCTATTTATAATCGTAAGCTAATCATGAATAGTTAAgaattaaaaggtaactgttgtcgcTGTTCTGTTACTGGTTTGTTGCTGGTTAGTTTTCTTGTTAGTGATCTGGTCAGTTGTTAATTACGTATCCGTGTAAGAGAGATGTGTAATGTAGCTGGAGCGTTACTCACCACTCCCAGCACGGAGAAGAAGATGACAGCAGCGAGACAGGCGTAGGCGCTGTAGGCACTGGCGTTGATGTCCGGGTGTCTCTTCTGATACAGCTTCAGCATACACAAACCCGCGATCATGTACATAAACGACGTGtctgagaattaaaaaaaaaaaaaaaagttagtggACTCAAAGTGTAATCACTGTAATGCTCAGCACTTTTttaaggtctgtgtgtgtgtatgtgtgtgtgtgtgtgtgtgtgtgtgtgtgtaccgaaTTGGAAGTTGGTGTAGTTGGGGCAGACGTGGTAACAGGCACTCAACAACCCCTCCATCATCAGAGCCGTACCCATGGCATAGTACAGACCAAAGTGCTTGGGGATGCcgcactcctacacacacacacacacacacacacacacacacacacgaaaaatgAGTACAACTGGACTCTAACATTTGGCACCTGTAAACTAaaactcagcttttttttttccctccacaaGTAACAAATGTTCTGTAAGTATGATATTCAGTACCTGCTCATGGAACTAAAGGTACTTTGGAGGCGGGGTTAAAAGCACTGCTCAGTGTTGATTGGTTACACGTATTGCGTTCACATGATGTGCAATACCATATACAAATCAGTATGGTGTTTGAGCTGATTGTTGCTTTTAAATGTGCagaaaacctgtgtgtgtgtgtgtgtgtgtgtgtgtgtgtgtgtgtctgtgggttcTGACCAGCGCGGTGACATCGTTGCGCATGAGTGCACGCTTGTGCACGACATCCCTCTGCAGCACGATGAGCAGGAACAGCAGCCCGAGCATAACGTAACCTAGGTTACTCAGGATGTTGTTGAACGAGCtgcgtgcgcgcacacacacacacgcacacacacacacgcacacacacacacagtggtttaaCACAAATCACTTAaagtatcacacacacagttcactgtACGCCAACAAAATCGAACATCTGGTTTGATGCACATCACTTAACCAACTAAAATtatctcacactcactctctctctcactcacacacacacacctcagagcTCCTAGAGGATGCGCACAGAGGAAGTTGTAGTAACAGATGTCCTGATTTCCTGTCACGTTCAcaacctgttaaaaaaaaaaaaaaaaaaaaaaaaaaaaacacaaaccaaacccaaaagagtgtgagtgagagagagagaggtgtgtgtctgtgtgatcaCAATCACAAATTAACCATTTTAAAagacttaatatttttatttttatctcacCGTCTGATACGTGATGACCAGCTGGATCACGGGCAGAGCGTAGAACACGGCAATGGTGGCGatgttcctacacacacacacacattatgtttTTACTATACGTAGACATTTTTGCGATATCTTCATTATTTAATGCTATATTTCAATCCTTTATCATAaagacagaggtgtgtgtgtgtgtgtgtgtgtgtgtgtttgctcaccAGAAGTAAATCTGGTACTTCTTGCTCAGCACTCGCTTGTCTTTCCGAGCCAGATCAGAGACACACAGGTACTTCTGGAGAGATGAGATAATGTGAGacatttcaacacacacacacacacacacacacacacacacacacacacacacacacacacacacacagtttcatttCAGCTCGGACAGAAGCACTGACCTTGGTGCGGACGATGTTCTTGTCCGAGTCGATATCGGCCAGCGTGTCGTAGTCATCCTCGTCCACTGAACTCAGAGACTCCTGTCTGCAGCGACCCACTGTGTCCAAGGAGCGCTctgagggacacacacacacacacacacacacacacacacacgggataTTAGAACCAAGAATGGACTTGAAAACTTAAACAGAATCCAAGTGTATGTTGACATTTAATCTTCACATAACAACGATGGCCTGAATGATCAGACTGGAAATACCAGTACAGTGCTGTGCATAAGTAATGACACCCCACTTTAAACTTTCctgcattttgtagtgttacaagcTGGAACTTATGTGTTAATAATGATactgagagagaatgaaagagagagagaaagtgacagagaaAAACATCAAAACGGAGAGCAAGAGGAAgcgacagagaaagaaagacaggaaggaggagagacagaaaaacgttcaaggggtaaatacttatgcacgGCACTGTGTGCTCATCACATATTGCGATATATCTCATAACCGATTATCAGCACATGCTCTAAAATCACCACTCTTCTCCTCTGATTGATGAATGATTATTACACAATATTAATCAGGGGTCACTGATTAGTGAGgactggattgtgattggtcgaGCTCGTCGTGCAGTGCTCATGCGGTGCTATTGATTTAGCGAACGAGTGGGCGTGTCACCAAAGCGGATGACTATGTGGTGTGTGCTGATTGGCCGACGCTTGAAAGCCTCCTGTCCTGAAGGATGAAAACAGACCAATGAGAAACCTAGCAGGctagggggcggggcttcagaAAGTAAGGTGTTCATTTGGTGAATATTTGTTCCTggtggtcagtgtgtgtttattgtataCCCATGTATCCATAGTTAGCATCAGTGGAGGCCAAACTGTCCGTCACGGGTTCTGAGCTCATCGTACTGGCGTTAtcagctgcagagagagagagagagagggaagataTAGACcaagagaagagagagtgacagagagagagagatggagaaagacatGCGGATGGAAAGAGACCAAcaaagacacagaaagaaagtaaaacaaacagagaaagagagacagaaagaggagaataagacagaaaagTAACAGAGAGAAAGTATTAATTATTAGCAGATTATTACCAGAAGAACAACCAGTGtttaatggaaacacacacacacacacacacacacacaccactcaccgAATGAGCCATATTCATATGGAGAGGCCGGAGTTTTTCCTGCAAGatgatcacacacaaacacacatttaataaCACTCACATCTACACTAAgaagtacactacacactctaaatctttctgtatatttattgtagCTTTAACAGGAAGTGCTTCACTGAGTTAGCAGCAGCGCCATGCTACTCTCACACTAGAGCGTTATAAAACATCAGGGTCTGATCTGTAGAGCTGCACAAAGCCACAGACAtgaatgtgggcgtgtctttaaaTCCATATATGGACATTCTGATGGAaggaacaaaattttaaaaaattacatgccAAGATTATAGAAAAgcagaatattattattagaaaattcAGTAAGTATTTTTTGCTCCATTTTTCTCGATGGCGCTAACACTCCTACAACTAAAGAAACTTTAATGCTACTTTTACTAACAATGTTGCAGCAACATTGTCGAAatgtttaccaaaaaaaaaaaaaaaaacagtttatgattttatgtttacaaaaaaaataaataaattagtggCTTCTTCCTGTCTAGTCTGAACGTAGAGTTAATTAGCCATTAGCGAGTGTTAGCCAGGGATTTGACGTGTGCTGATATATCACACATTCAGAATAGGgttagtaacacacacactaactacgcactaagaaaaacacacactcaaacatctTACCTAAGAGAGAGGCTGAGGTGTaaaagtgaagagagagagagagagagagatagagagagagagagggagagaggtggAAAGAAAAATCAATCCATGTTGATTACAGTAGACCAATAAACAACAATATTATAGGTTACTGTTACCACGCTAAAACCTACAttagcattttgtgtgtgtgtgtgtgtgtgtgtgtgtgtgtccttcgaTGTCATGAAAGACAGTTAAGACCGGTGCGGTACTGAAACGAGTGACGGTTGCTAGGTTACCTGTCTCCGCCGGCGACATGTCTGCTGGCTTCAGAAGCCCCTCCttctttttgtgcattctgaaaaaCAGAGGAAACAAACACAACTAGTCAAAATGTACTAACACAcccacaaacagagagagagagagagagagagagagagagagagagagagagacatacatacaaatacagatatagacagacacacacacacacacacacacagagagacacacaaagtcagagagacacacacctCTTGTTTTCAATGCAGGCCAACAGGAAGGTCAATACGTAGAAAAACAGGAAGATGCCGAGACAGAACAGCATTCCCATAACGTACACCTCGGCTATGACatgaagaacaaaaacacaccgAGTTAGCGAACAATAACTTCACTATTCTATTAACGAGTTAACGAGTGAACGAAACTCCTCTGACTCACAGTCGATGGCAGGAGAGACGACCACTTCCAGAGTTTTGCTCCGGTTTCCAGCATCCAGCAGCTCatctaagagagagagagagagagagagagaattcaatGTCTTCCTGTAGTTGACTCTGACAGTCGTGCTTTATACAGCGCTTATTCATAGCTTATTCATAAGAAAAAAACCGAGTCTATTTTACCGAATCATTACGCTTTGTAGAACACTTCATCTCTCTAGCAAATGCACATGATTCATTCGTGAACGATTCAGTGAATCAGCTGAATCGGTGAGTTAAATGAATCTTAACTCAGCATTTCAGAGTATGCGATGAAGAATCATTTAATTCTCGATTCACAACTAGattcactgaaaaaaacaacttatAAAGCCTATCAGGTTATTTCCTATGATTCAAATTTTAGTAAAGTTTCATAAAATTTCAGAGAGTACACTCATCTGCAGAAAATGTTATGCTCTAATATGTTATGATGTCATTTACAATAATAAAGTATGAGATTACTGAAGATTTTTAGCACCAGTGTAACAATCCGAGGTGAAACGTGATTGGCTGGAACACTGACAGTGGATTATAACAGTAATATCAGAGTGAGTGATGATTGGATGTACTCTCAGGACACCAGGGCTGTGATTGGCTCACCGGGTGAGAGGGGGTAGAACCTGAGCGGCCCGCCGCACGCCTCGTCCTCCGTCTTCACCACGATCACCACGTAGAAGCTGTTACTGGGAAAGTCCTTCCTCTGGAAAGCAAAAGAAAGCAAACACGCGTCTAATTACATGAAGACACCCTCTCTCTAAAATCGTCATATTGGGAGTGACTGCTGAGGGATTTCGCTAATGATGCTAAACTACTATAACGTACGATTAAAACCAGTCTTTTATCCTAAGCACTTCACTGAGCTGTTAAA carries:
- the sidt2 gene encoding SID1 transmembrane family member 2 isoform X1 — translated: MASCWKPTHSSFRCWLLFVLFVFVLTVEGVGAEAANSSVEVKQKDGQFDTSYFDKVTSEMQIIYSFNHTVTRNKTEGVRVSVELLSEGTKSPVLFVVRQKQAVLSFQVPLILRGLYQRKYQYTQVGRTLCQPPTRALSETQFFYVDVSTLSASSVQYQLRVSRVESFTLQTNKKFSFNATPSQPQFFKYEFPDGVDTVIVKVNSEKNFPCSVMSVQDIQCPVYDLDNNVAFIGMYQTMTKKAAITVQRKDFPSNSFYVVIVVKTEDEACGGPLRFYPLSPDELLDAGNRSKTLEVVVSPAIDSEVYVMGMLFCLGIFLFFYVLTFLLACIENKRMHKKKEGLLKPADMSPAETASLLGKTPASPYEYGSFADNASTMSSEPVTDSLASTDANYGYMGQEAFKRRPISTHHIVIRFERSLDTVGRCRQESLSSVDEDDYDTLADIDSDKNIVRTKKYLCVSDLARKDKRVLSKKYQIYFWNIATIAVFYALPVIQLVITYQTVVNVTGNQDICYYNFLCAHPLGALSSFNNILSNLGYVMLGLLFLLIVLQRDVVHKRALMRNDVTALECGIPKHFGLYYAMGTALMMEGLLSACYHVCPNYTNFQFDTSFMYMIAGLCMLKLYQKRHPDINASAYSAYACLAAVIFFSVLGVVFGKGNTAFWIVFSVLHIVFTLLLSTQLYYMGRWRLDTGILRRILHVIYTDCIRQCSGPMYIDRMVLLVMGNIVNWSLAAYGLIKKPNDFASYLLAIAICNLLLYFAFYIIMKLRSGERIQCLPLVCILFTAVVWSFALFFFFQGLSTWQKTPAESREHNRDCILLSFFDDHDIWHFLSSIAMFGSFLVLLTMDDDLDTVQRDKIYVF
- the sidt2 gene encoding SID1 transmembrane family member 2 isoform X3, which gives rise to MASCWKPTHSSFRCWLLFVLFVFVLTVEGVGAEAANSSVEVKQKDGQFDTSYFDKVTSEMQIIYSFNHTVTRNKTEGVRVSVELLSEGTKSPVLFVVRQKQAVLSFQVPLILRGLYQRKYQYTQVGRTLCQPPTRALSETQFFYVDVSTLSASSVQYQLRVSRVESFTLQTNKKFSFNATPSQPQFFKYEFPDGVDTVIVKVNSEKNFPCSVMSVQDIQCPVYDLDNNVAFIGMYQTMTKKAAITVQRKDFPSNSFYVVIVVKTEDEACGGPLRFYPLSPDELLDAGNRSKTLEVVVSPAIDSEVYVMGMLFCLGIFLFFYVLTFLLACIENKRMHKKKEGLLKPADMSPAETASLLGKTPASPYEYGSFADNASTMSSEPVTDSLASTDANYGYMERSLDTVGRCRQESLSSVDEDDYDTLADIDSDKNIVRTKKYLCVSDLARKDKRVLSKKYQIYFWNIATIAVFYALPVIQLVITYQTVVNVTGNQDICYYNFLCAHPLGALSSFNNILSNLGYVMLGLLFLLIVLQRDVVHKRALMRNDVTALECGIPKHFGLYYAMGTALMMEGLLSACYHVCPNYTNFQFDTSFMYMIAGLCMLKLYQKRHPDINASAYSAYACLAAVIFFSVLGVVFGKGNTAFWIVFSVLHIVFTLLLSTQLYYMGRWRLDTGILRRILHVIYTDCIRQCSGPMYIDRMVLLVMGNIVNWSLAAYGLIKKPNDFASYLLAIAICNLLLYFAFYIIMKLRSGERIQCLPLVCILFTAVVWSFALFFFFQGLSTWQKTPAESREHNRDCILLSFFDDHDIWHFLSSIAMFGSFLVLLTMDDDLDTVQRDKIYVF